A region from the Pseudomonas triticicola genome encodes:
- the clpB gene encoding ATP-dependent chaperone ClpB, translating to MRIDRLTSKLQLALSDAQSLAVGHDHPAIEPAHLMQAMLEQQGGSIKPLLMQVGFDVNSLRKELTKELDQLPKIQNPTGDVNMSQDLARLLNQADRLAQQKGDQFISSELVLLAAMDENSKLGKLLLGQGVSKKALENAINNLRGGEAVNDANHEESRQALDKYTVDLTKRAEDGKLDPVIGRDDEIRRTIQVLQRRTKNNPVLIGEPGVGKTAIAEGLAQRIINGEVPDGLKGKRLLSLDMGALIAGAKYRGEFEERLKSLLNELSKQEGQIILFIDELHTMVGAGKGEGSMDAGNMLKPALARGELHCVGATTLNEYRQYIEKDAALERRFQKVLVDEPSEEDTIAILRGLKERYEVHHKVAITDGAIIAAAKLSHRYITDRQLPDKAIDLIDEAASRIRMEIDSKPEVLDRLERRLIQLKVESQALKKESDDAAKKRLEKLQEEIERHEREYSDLEEIWNSEKAEVQGSAQIQQKIEQSRQELEAARRKGDLNRMAELQYGVIPDLERSLQMVDQHGKSENQLLRSKVTEEEIAEVVSKWTGIPVSKMLEGERDKLMKMESLLHKRVIGQEEAVVAVANAVRRSRAGLSDPNRPSGSFMFLGPTGVGKTELCKALAEFLFDTEEAMVRIDMSEFMEKHSVARLIGAPPGYVGYEEGGYLTEAVRRKPYSVILMDEVEKAHPDVFNILLQVLEDGRLTDSHGRTVDFRNTVIVMTSNLGSMQIQELVGDREAQRAAVMDALTSHFRPEFINRVDEVVIFEPLARDQIAGITEIQLGRLRSRLAERELKLELSPEAMDKLIAVGYDPVYGARPLKRAIQRWIENPLAQLILSGHFMPGDTATGKVENDEIVFG from the coding sequence ATGCGTATTGACCGTTTAACCAGTAAATTACAGTTGGCCCTGTCCGACGCCCAGTCGTTGGCGGTTGGCCACGATCATCCGGCCATCGAGCCGGCGCACTTGATGCAGGCCATGCTTGAACAGCAGGGCGGTTCGATCAAGCCGTTGCTGATGCAAGTAGGCTTCGACGTCAACAGCTTGCGTAAAGAGCTGACCAAAGAGCTCGATCAACTACCGAAAATCCAGAACCCGACCGGCGACGTCAACATGTCGCAGGATCTGGCGCGTCTGCTCAATCAGGCTGACCGTCTCGCTCAGCAGAAGGGCGACCAGTTCATTTCCAGCGAACTGGTGCTGCTCGCCGCGATGGACGAGAACAGCAAGCTCGGCAAGTTGCTGCTCGGCCAAGGCGTGAGCAAGAAAGCCCTGGAAAACGCGATCAACAACCTGCGTGGTGGCGAAGCGGTAAATGACGCCAACCACGAGGAGTCGCGGCAGGCGCTGGACAAGTACACCGTCGACCTGACCAAGCGCGCCGAAGACGGCAAGCTTGATCCGGTGATCGGCCGTGACGACGAGATCCGCCGCACCATTCAGGTTCTGCAACGCCGCACCAAGAACAACCCGGTGCTGATCGGTGAACCTGGCGTGGGTAAAACCGCGATCGCCGAGGGGCTGGCGCAGCGCATCATCAACGGCGAAGTGCCGGACGGCCTTAAAGGCAAGCGTCTGCTGTCGCTGGACATGGGCGCGCTGATTGCCGGCGCCAAGTATCGGGGTGAGTTCGAAGAACGCCTGAAATCGTTGCTCAACGAACTGTCGAAGCAGGAAGGGCAGATCATTCTGTTCATCGACGAGCTGCACACCATGGTCGGCGCTGGTAAGGGCGAAGGCTCGATGGATGCAGGCAACATGCTCAAGCCTGCGCTGGCTCGCGGCGAGCTGCACTGCGTCGGCGCGACCACGCTCAACGAGTACCGCCAATATATTGAGAAGGATGCGGCGCTCGAGCGGCGTTTCCAGAAAGTCCTGGTGGACGAGCCGAGCGAAGAAGACACCATCGCCATTCTGCGTGGCCTTAAAGAGCGTTACGAGGTCCACCACAAGGTGGCGATCACCGACGGCGCGATCATTGCCGCGGCGAAACTCAGCCATCGCTACATCACGGATCGGCAGTTGCCGGACAAGGCCATCGACTTGATCGATGAGGCCGCCAGCCGTATCCGCATGGAAATCGACTCCAAGCCGGAAGTTCTCGATCGTCTGGAGCGGCGCCTGATTCAGTTGAAGGTGGAATCCCAGGCGCTGAAGAAAGAAAGCGACGACGCAGCGAAGAAACGCCTGGAAAAACTCCAGGAAGAAATCGAGCGTCACGAACGTGAGTACTCGGATCTGGAAGAAATCTGGAACTCGGAAAAAGCCGAGGTGCAGGGTTCTGCGCAGATCCAGCAGAAGATCGAACAGTCGCGCCAGGAACTGGAAGCCGCACGCCGCAAAGGGGATCTGAACCGCATGGCCGAGTTGCAGTACGGGGTGATCCCTGATCTGGAACGCAGCCTGCAGATGGTCGACCAGCACGGCAAGAGCGAAAACCAGTTGCTGCGCAGCAAGGTGACTGAAGAAGAGATTGCCGAAGTCGTGTCGAAGTGGACCGGCATCCCGGTGTCGAAGATGCTCGAAGGCGAGCGCGACAAGCTGATGAAGATGGAGAGCCTGTTGCACAAACGGGTCATCGGTCAGGAAGAAGCGGTCGTGGCTGTGGCCAACGCCGTGCGGCGTTCCCGCGCCGGGCTGTCCGACCCGAATCGGCCGAGCGGCTCGTTCATGTTCCTCGGCCCGACCGGTGTCGGTAAAACCGAGCTGTGCAAGGCCTTGGCCGAATTCCTTTTCGATACCGAAGAGGCGATGGTGCGGATCGACATGTCCGAGTTCATGGAGAAACACTCCGTGGCTCGTCTGATTGGTGCGCCACCGGGCTACGTCGGCTATGAAGAGGGCGGTTATCTGACCGAAGCGGTGCGTCGCAAGCCGTACTCGGTGATCCTCATGGACGAAGTCGAGAAGGCGCACCCGGATGTGTTCAACATCCTCCTGCAAGTGCTTGAGGATGGCCGTCTGACCGACAGTCACGGGCGTACGGTGGACTTCCGCAACACGGTGATCGTGATGACGTCCAACCTCGGGTCGATGCAGATCCAGGAACTGGTCGGTGATCGTGAGGCGCAGCGTGCTGCTGTGATGGACGCGCTGACGTCGCACTTCCGTCCGGAGTTCATCAACCGGGTCGACGAGGTGGTGATCTTCGAGCCGCTGGCGCGGGATCAGATCGCCGGGATTACCGAGATCCAGTTGGGTCGCCTGCGCAGCCGTCTGGCCGAGCGCGAGCTGAAGCTGGAGCTGAGCCCGGAAGCGATGGACAAGCTGATCGCCGTCGGTTACGACCCGGTGTATGGCGCGCGTCCTTTGAAACGGGCGATCCAGCGCTGGATCGAAAACCCGCTGGCACAGTTGATCCTGTCGGGTCATTTCATGCCGGGCGACACCGCCACCGGCAAGGTCGAGAACGACGAAATCGTTTTCGGCTAA